The following are from one region of the Magallana gigas chromosome 6, xbMagGiga1.1, whole genome shotgun sequence genome:
- the LOC109620253 gene encoding protein FAM89A produces the protein MVDVNGLPPLPKCFSETEITHLDSQPEQEESTQRNLNVQNVVNGQNVVNGDVHESEKQDYTKVNGTANDSEVEEKPRSPYSRLNHALSKLREEMAGLRRLDVSLLTQLWSLNDAIHEYKSAIQGGFSETNSEYSWGMNSRTSSMCSIDECDDWTEEMQMKLEHGHIGNSLHSSTSSLLQQINELKERAESEF, from the exons ATGGTGGACGTTAACGGATTACCGCCTTTACCGAAATGCTTTTCGGAGACAGAAATAACACATTTGGATAGTCAACCTGAACAAGAAGAATCTACTCAACGAAATCTAAACGTTCAAAATGTGGTAAATGGACAAAATGTAGTAAATGGAGACGTTCATGAATCTGAAAAACAGGATTATACGAAAGTGAATGGGACTGCTAATGACTCAGAAGTTGAGGAGAAACCACGGTCCCCTTATTCGAGATTGAACCATGCCCTGTCAAAACTAAGGGAGGAAATG GCGGGGTTACGGAGATTAGATGTATCGCTGTTGACACAGTTATGGTCCCTGAATGATGCCATTCATGAGTACAAGTCGGCAATTCAAGGGGGCTTCTCAGAAACCAACTCCGAATACTCTTGGGGAATGAACAGTCGTACAAGTTCAATGTGTAGTATCGACGAATGTGATGACTGGACTGAAGAGATGCAAATGAAATTAGAGCATGGCCACATAGGGAACTCCCTACATAGTAGCACCTCTAGCCTTCTCCAACAGATCAATGAACTGAAGGAAAGAGCTGAATCAGAGTTTTAG
- the LOC105339982 gene encoding uncharacterized protein isoform X1: protein MGTIHCNTGCDKGDEGIQPPETPDLEEPVINEIVMSGEKEAPTVESYSKLFSWLIQMSETDDENDNSPRTKNGDNKKNNQWRQLLNQNSSSFESHCSSEPPYWGGMFISSASEDIPEEDDSNMPSKQSSFEVESFQERPSREFQESKLRVPVRRGTLVKQKSVCDSQYSESDYAETRFDVPQIQIEESDSYPVDLKTRELNLLRARLQDIQNKKSRQRNDFVKQKSESCVDRIYRHDQTFLKRRRKAAASCDNINRRVLKVPSIQTQNSEDDITESFCEADDQKNAETIPLQDLSELNDTIEADIASVKNRKNGFRERVSEFWSKSVGSMIGKGARSKPRPLTRKSNSLFTVQPSIDSQIMRDDLKRNFYTEKILDDKLLDGNIADILFAVDAIWPKA from the exons ATGGGGACCATTCATTGCAATACTGGTTGTGACAAGGGAGATGAGGGGATTCAACCTCCAGAAACTCCAG ATCTAGAGGAACCAGTCATCAATGAAATAGTCATGTCGGGAGAAAAAGAGGCGCCTACGGTAGAATCGTACAGTAAGCTCTTCTCGTGGTTAATACAGATGTCAGAAACAGACGATGAAAACGATAACTCCCCAAGAACCAAAAACGGAGACAACAAGAAAAACAATCAGTGGCGCCAGCTTTTGAATCAAAATTCCAGCTCGTTCGAATCGCACTGCAGTTCGGAGCCTCCATACTGGGGCGGGATGTTTATATCGTCTGCTTCCGAGGACATTCCCGAGGAGGATGACAGCAACATGCCGTCAAAGCAAAGCAGTTTTGAGGTGGAATCTTTCCAAGAGCGACCTAGTAGGGAATTTCAAGAATCGAAATTAAGGGTGCCAGTTCGTCGTGGGACGTTAGTGAAGCAAAAATCTGTGTGCGACTCTCAATACAGCGAAAGTGACTACGCCGAAACGCGATTCGACGTGCCGCAAATACAGATCGAAGAAAGTGACAGTTATCCGGTCGACCTGAAAACTAGAGAACTGAATTTGCTTCGAGCAAGACTTCaagatatacaaaataaaaaatcaagacAAAGAAACGATTTTGTCAAGCAGAAATCTGAATCTTGCGTCGATCGAATTTACCGACATGACCAGACGTTTTTGAAAAGACGACGAAAAGCAGCGGCTTCATGTGACAATATAAACAGAAGAGTTCTAAAAGTGCCAAGCATTCAAACACAGAACAGCGAAGATGACATCACAGAGTCTTTCTGTGAAGCAGACGATCAGAAAAACGCGGAGACAATTCCTCTCCAAGATTTGTCGGAACTAAACGATACGATTGAAGCGGACATTGCAAGTGTGAAAAACCGGAAGAATGGATTCCGAGAAAGAGTGTCGGAATTCTGGAGCAAAAGTGTCGGAAGCATGATTGGAAAAGGCGCGCGCTCCAAGCCGCGGCCTTTGACGCGAAAAAGTAATAGCTTATTTACAGTCCAACCCAGTATAGATTCCCAAATTATGAGAGACGACCTGAAACGGAATTTTTATACCGAAAAAATTCTTGATGATAAATTGCTGGATGGAAATATTGCCGATATTTTGTTTGCTGTCGATGCAATTTGGCCAAAGGCATGA
- the LOC105340418 gene encoding ribonuclease H2 subunit C, translating to MNLEKITVESAKKDSSVHFFPCEIKYNGEAEVDRYFNTSIKECKREDGEEMLTATFRGRPLNGKIERVPSGYTGIIMKEQRRPFTEEEERTVTVTHTFDKFHYWNLDKKPSADDRFSQMLDWVELSKTLHSPIEATVTSSQISNVSI from the exons ATGAATTTGGAGAAAATTACTGTAGAATCTGCAAAGAAAGACTCATCGGTGCATTTCTTTCCATGTGAGATCAAGTACAATGGGGAAGCTGAAGTAGATCGGTATTTCAACACCTCAATAAAGGAGTGTAAAAGAGAAGATGGCGAAG AGATGTTAACAGCAACTTTTCGTGGTAGACCTTTAAATGGAAAGATAGAGAGAGTTCCCAGTGGATATACAG GTATTATCATGAAAGAGCAGAGGCGGCCATTTACTGAGGAAGAAGAGAGGACAGTGACGGTAACACACACATTTGATAAATTCCATTACTGGAATCTGGATAAGAAACCCTCTGCTGATGACAGGTTCTCTCAGATGTTGGACTGGGTCGAACTCTCAAAAACT TTGCACAGCCCCATTGAAGCTACAGTAACCAGTAGTCAAATAAGCAATGTTAgtatttga
- the LOC105339982 gene encoding uncharacterized protein isoform X2 — protein sequence MSGEKEAPTVESYSKLFSWLIQMSETDDENDNSPRTKNGDNKKNNQWRQLLNQNSSSFESHCSSEPPYWGGMFISSASEDIPEEDDSNMPSKQSSFEVESFQERPSREFQESKLRVPVRRGTLVKQKSVCDSQYSESDYAETRFDVPQIQIEESDSYPVDLKTRELNLLRARLQDIQNKKSRQRNDFVKQKSESCVDRIYRHDQTFLKRRRKAAASCDNINRRVLKVPSIQTQNSEDDITESFCEADDQKNAETIPLQDLSELNDTIEADIASVKNRKNGFRERVSEFWSKSVGSMIGKGARSKPRPLTRKSNSLFTVQPSIDSQIMRDDLKRNFYTEKILDDKLLDGNIADILFAVDAIWPKA from the coding sequence ATGTCGGGAGAAAAAGAGGCGCCTACGGTAGAATCGTACAGTAAGCTCTTCTCGTGGTTAATACAGATGTCAGAAACAGACGATGAAAACGATAACTCCCCAAGAACCAAAAACGGAGACAACAAGAAAAACAATCAGTGGCGCCAGCTTTTGAATCAAAATTCCAGCTCGTTCGAATCGCACTGCAGTTCGGAGCCTCCATACTGGGGCGGGATGTTTATATCGTCTGCTTCCGAGGACATTCCCGAGGAGGATGACAGCAACATGCCGTCAAAGCAAAGCAGTTTTGAGGTGGAATCTTTCCAAGAGCGACCTAGTAGGGAATTTCAAGAATCGAAATTAAGGGTGCCAGTTCGTCGTGGGACGTTAGTGAAGCAAAAATCTGTGTGCGACTCTCAATACAGCGAAAGTGACTACGCCGAAACGCGATTCGACGTGCCGCAAATACAGATCGAAGAAAGTGACAGTTATCCGGTCGACCTGAAAACTAGAGAACTGAATTTGCTTCGAGCAAGACTTCaagatatacaaaataaaaaatcaagacAAAGAAACGATTTTGTCAAGCAGAAATCTGAATCTTGCGTCGATCGAATTTACCGACATGACCAGACGTTTTTGAAAAGACGACGAAAAGCAGCGGCTTCATGTGACAATATAAACAGAAGAGTTCTAAAAGTGCCAAGCATTCAAACACAGAACAGCGAAGATGACATCACAGAGTCTTTCTGTGAAGCAGACGATCAGAAAAACGCGGAGACAATTCCTCTCCAAGATTTGTCGGAACTAAACGATACGATTGAAGCGGACATTGCAAGTGTGAAAAACCGGAAGAATGGATTCCGAGAAAGAGTGTCGGAATTCTGGAGCAAAAGTGTCGGAAGCATGATTGGAAAAGGCGCGCGCTCCAAGCCGCGGCCTTTGACGCGAAAAAGTAATAGCTTATTTACAGTCCAACCCAGTATAGATTCCCAAATTATGAGAGACGACCTGAAACGGAATTTTTATACCGAAAAAATTCTTGATGATAAATTGCTGGATGGAAATATTGCCGATATTTTGTTTGCTGTCGATGCAATTTGGCCAAAGGCATGA